A single genomic interval of Candidatus Margulisiibacteriota bacterium harbors:
- a CDS encoding thiol reductase thioredoxin, which yields MLFITSWKSAITMRRQENGYCVIYYVVKRKRKGAMRSVLIKCQSCGTVNRVAVDKLNSTLKCGNCQNILEYPSKSVVVTSKTFRQEVTDWPGVVLVDFWSTTCAYCLRLNPILDQLATKKAGLLKIAKVNVQYEPALSSTFYVMGTPTLLLYQHGKQIDKVVGALSPQQLVKWLQSKAGV from the coding sequence ATGTTGTTTATTACTTCTTGGAAAAGTGCTATAACCATGAGGAGACAAGAGAATGGGTATTGCGTGATATATTATGTAGTGAAGAGGAAAAGGAAGGGAGCCATGCGTTCTGTTCTTATCAAATGCCAGTCTTGCGGAACAGTCAACCGGGTTGCAGTCGACAAGCTGAACTCCACATTGAAATGCGGAAATTGCCAAAATATTCTGGAATATCCAAGTAAGTCTGTCGTCGTAACTTCTAAGACTTTTCGTCAAGAGGTGACTGACTGGCCGGGAGTTGTACTCGTTGACTTCTGGTCAACTACTTGTGCTTATTGCCTTCGTCTTAATCCTATCCTTGACCAGTTAGCTACAAAGAAAGCCGGCTTGCTCAAAATCGCAAAAGTAAACGTGCAGTATGAACCGGCGCTGTCCTCAACTTTTTATGTTATGGGTACCCCGACGCTGCTGCTTTATCAGCATGGCAAACAGATTGATAAAGTCGTTGGAGCCTTATCTCCTCAACAATTAGTAAAGTGGTTACAATCGAAGGCTGGCGTCTGA
- a CDS encoding oxidoreductase, translating into MQQLIQNFKSGELYVDEVPLPSLSERMVLVENRFSLISPGTEKGTVITAQASLFGKAKQRPDLVAQVLQNVRKEGLKATLEKVKTKLDSLKALGYSTSGVVIASMDSNGAFKPGDRVACAGQDYASHAEIVSVPQNLVAKIPDNVTFEEASFATLGAIALQGVRQADPKLGDNVCVIGLGLIGQLTCQILKANGCNVFGIDISLSLVDLASRNSAHVAVSRYNDNLQAAVDNFTGGNGFDTAIITAATPTNDPVVLSSEILRKKGKVVLVGAIKMDIPRDPHFYRKELDLRMSCSYGPGRYDGNYEEGGNDYPYAYVRWSEQRNLEAFLKLLANRVIDVTPLITHVFDIENAEKAYDLVLGKEKEFFIGILLRYCESKQKNVAKYTINMNPIKDINVGFVGAGSFAQSYLIPYVKTHDCLLDTVITTSGLNAKNTAFKFGFNHASTTSDDVFCSKRINTVFIATRHNSHSRYVIQGLKAGKNVFVEKPLAINIEELADIINVYQESDNPRLMVGFNRRFAPLSVRAKEEFRKIGEPLVMNFRINAGFIPREHWTQNENIGGGRIIGEICHFIDLMQYFTAADPVRVYAECIDTANDSIKNDDNMVVVIKFSDGSVGNLTYLANGDKALPKENIEIFGGKKIFVINDFKEGLIYKNNKNSSIKMVGKGHKEEVTAFLGSIRGGSPVPISFESICLTTLTTFRIIDSLRTALPQKVELYAR; encoded by the coding sequence ATGCAGCAACTGATACAAAATTTTAAAAGCGGAGAGCTTTATGTAGATGAAGTGCCGCTGCCTTCACTTTCCGAACGGATGGTGCTTGTTGAGAACAGATTCTCCCTTATTAGTCCCGGGACAGAGAAAGGGACGGTGATAACCGCACAGGCTTCTCTCTTTGGCAAAGCAAAGCAACGTCCCGATCTGGTAGCGCAGGTACTGCAGAATGTAAGGAAAGAAGGACTTAAAGCCACACTGGAAAAAGTTAAGACTAAACTTGATTCCCTTAAGGCACTTGGGTACAGCACATCCGGCGTGGTGATTGCATCGATGGATAGTAATGGTGCATTTAAGCCAGGGGATAGGGTGGCTTGTGCAGGGCAGGATTACGCTTCCCATGCCGAAATAGTCAGCGTACCTCAAAACCTGGTAGCAAAAATACCGGATAATGTTACTTTTGAGGAAGCCAGTTTTGCGACCCTTGGTGCAATAGCTCTTCAGGGGGTAAGGCAGGCGGACCCAAAACTTGGAGATAATGTTTGCGTTATTGGACTGGGACTTATCGGACAGTTAACCTGCCAGATACTGAAAGCTAATGGCTGTAATGTTTTCGGAATAGATATTTCCTTGTCGCTCGTTGATTTAGCAAGCCGGAATAGCGCTCATGTAGCGGTGAGCAGATATAATGATAACCTACAGGCTGCTGTTGATAATTTTACCGGAGGAAATGGGTTTGATACGGCAATAATAACTGCTGCAACACCAACAAATGATCCTGTTGTGTTGTCTTCAGAGATTTTGAGAAAAAAGGGAAAAGTCGTTCTTGTCGGTGCCATAAAAATGGATATACCCAGAGACCCTCACTTTTATAGAAAAGAACTTGACCTGAGGATGTCCTGTTCTTATGGTCCCGGTAGATACGATGGTAACTATGAAGAAGGCGGAAATGATTACCCTTATGCATATGTGAGATGGTCGGAGCAGAGGAATCTGGAAGCATTTCTGAAGCTTTTGGCTAATAGGGTTATCGATGTTACCCCTTTGATCACACATGTTTTTGATATAGAAAATGCAGAAAAAGCTTATGATCTCGTGTTGGGAAAAGAGAAGGAATTTTTTATAGGAATTTTACTTCGATACTGCGAATCAAAACAAAAAAACGTGGCCAAATATACTATAAATATGAATCCAATCAAAGATATTAATGTAGGGTTTGTCGGGGCAGGTAGTTTTGCTCAGAGCTATTTGATTCCTTATGTGAAAACTCACGATTGCCTCTTGGACACTGTGATAACGACTAGTGGACTAAACGCAAAAAACACTGCTTTTAAATTCGGCTTTAACCATGCATCTACTACGTCTGATGATGTTTTTTGCAGTAAAAGGATTAATACTGTTTTTATTGCGACCAGACATAATTCGCACTCAAGGTACGTGATACAGGGACTCAAAGCAGGAAAAAATGTTTTTGTGGAGAAGCCACTGGCAATTAATATCGAAGAGTTGGCAGATATAATAAATGTTTATCAGGAATCGGACAATCCGCGGCTGATGGTGGGTTTTAACCGCCGCTTTGCGCCGTTGTCCGTCAGAGCAAAAGAAGAGTTCAGAAAAATTGGTGAGCCGCTGGTTATGAACTTTAGAATAAATGCCGGATTCATACCAAGAGAACATTGGACCCAGAATGAAAATATCGGTGGAGGAAGAATTATTGGCGAAATCTGCCATTTCATTGATTTAATGCAATATTTTACTGCGGCAGATCCTGTCAGGGTATATGCCGAATGTATAGATACTGCCAATGATAGTATAAAAAATGATGATAATATGGTCGTGGTAATCAAGTTTTCCGATGGGTCTGTAGGTAATCTCACATATCTTGCTAATGGAGATAAAGCTTTGCCAAAAGAGAATATAGAGATTTTTGGCGGAAAAAAAATTTTTGTGATAAATGATTTTAAAGAAGGTCTGATATATAAGAATAATAAGAATTCTTCAATAAAGATGGTTGGGAAAGGACACAAGGAGGAAGTGACAGCATTTCTGGGTTCTATTAGGGGGGGTAGTCCTGTTCCGATAAGCTTTGAGTCTATCTGTCTTACTACCTTAACTACTTTTAGAATTATAGATAGTTTGAGGACTGCTTTGCCACAAAAGGTTGAACTCTATGCAAGATAA
- a CDS encoding ABC transporter ATP-binding protein, with translation MISISNVKMSFGAQDIFDDVNFNINSRERIGLVGRNGSGKTTLFNLLNRSVLPEAGTIAVPKNYTIGYVQQHLKFTESTVLYEGCLGLRPQHIDDVWVVEKVLAGLGFTEDDMWRHPSEFSGGYQVRLNLAKVLVAEPHLLLLDEPTNYLDIISIRWLVSFLRKWQNELMIITHDRNFMDSVTTHTMIIHRKKARKIAGDTSKLYEQIAKEEEIHEKTRMNDEKKRKETEQFISRFRAKARLAGMVQSRVKALEKKEKLEKLERIETLEFSFNASPFYAKKIMEVKNISFGYKEDHLLIHGLSISIAKDDRICVIGKNGRGKSTLLKLLCGELTPSAGSLYGHPEIAFGYFGQTNIERLNVQRTIEEELIAADPDNNRKKARDICGSMMFQGDSALKKISVISGGERSRVLLGKILLSPVNMLLLDEPTNHLDMESCDSLLAALDSFPGASVIVTHNEMFLHELANRLIIFDDDKVFVFDGSYQEFLDQIGWRDEAQSNGSKKKASDNSVSRGDKKKLRAGIINQRSTVLKPLEKAIKENEHKIEKIEKLVNANNEKIVEASAKGLSDKIKEISLKNHQHKTDIDQFYAQLEIILVEHDKQSNYFEEQLNQLDLE, from the coding sequence ATGATTAGTATATCAAATGTGAAAATGTCATTTGGAGCTCAGGATATTTTTGATGATGTTAATTTTAATATTAATAGCAGAGAGCGGATCGGATTGGTAGGAAGAAACGGGAGCGGCAAGACAACCTTGTTCAATCTATTGAATAGAAGTGTGTTGCCTGAAGCCGGGACCATCGCTGTTCCCAAGAATTATACTATCGGGTATGTTCAGCAGCATCTGAAATTTACTGAGAGTACAGTCCTTTACGAGGGATGTCTTGGTCTGCGACCGCAGCATATTGATGACGTCTGGGTAGTTGAGAAAGTGTTAGCTGGCCTGGGATTCACAGAAGATGATATGTGGCGGCATCCGTCAGAATTTTCCGGCGGATATCAAGTTCGACTTAACCTTGCAAAAGTCCTGGTTGCCGAACCGCATCTTTTGCTCCTCGATGAACCTACTAATTACCTTGATATCATCTCGATCCGCTGGCTGGTGAGTTTTTTGCGTAAATGGCAGAATGAACTCATGATCATTACTCATGATAGGAATTTTATGGATAGCGTTACTACTCATACCATGATCATTCACCGTAAGAAGGCCCGGAAAATAGCCGGCGATACTTCGAAATTATATGAGCAGATTGCGAAAGAAGAAGAGATTCACGAAAAAACACGTATGAATGATGAGAAGAAACGTAAGGAGACCGAACAGTTTATTAGCCGGTTTCGCGCTAAGGCAAGACTTGCCGGAATGGTTCAATCCCGGGTCAAAGCCCTGGAGAAAAAAGAAAAACTTGAAAAACTCGAAAGGATTGAGACACTGGAATTCTCATTTAACGCGTCACCTTTTTATGCCAAGAAAATAATGGAAGTCAAAAATATATCGTTTGGCTATAAAGAAGATCATCTCTTGATCCATGGACTTTCGATCTCGATTGCGAAGGATGACCGGATTTGTGTTATTGGTAAGAACGGGAGAGGTAAGTCGACGTTGCTGAAGTTGTTGTGCGGAGAGTTGACGCCGTCAGCAGGGTCTCTTTATGGTCACCCTGAAATTGCATTCGGGTATTTTGGCCAGACGAATATCGAACGATTGAATGTACAACGAACGATCGAAGAAGAGCTTATTGCAGCTGATCCAGATAATAACCGGAAGAAAGCTCGCGATATCTGTGGTTCGATGATGTTCCAGGGAGATTCTGCTCTCAAAAAGATCTCTGTAATCTCCGGTGGAGAGCGTAGTCGTGTATTGCTTGGCAAAATATTATTATCGCCGGTCAATATGCTTCTATTAGATGAGCCGACAAACCATCTTGATATGGAATCCTGTGATTCGTTGTTGGCTGCGTTGGATTCTTTTCCAGGCGCCTCGGTCATTGTTACTCACAACGAAATGTTCCTGCATGAGCTGGCGAACCGCCTGATTATCTTTGACGATGATAAAGTGTTTGTCTTTGACGGCAGTTATCAGGAATTCTTGGATCAGATAGGTTGGCGTGACGAAGCGCAGTCGAATGGCAGCAAGAAAAAAGCTTCGGACAACTCCGTGAGCCGCGGCGATAAAAAAAAGCTTCGGGCAGGGATAATTAATCAACGAAGTACGGTGCTTAAGCCACTGGAAAAGGCCATTAAAGAAAATGAGCATAAAATCGAAAAGATTGAGAAGCTGGTCAACGCAAACAATGAAAAAATTGTCGAAGCTTCTGCTAAAGGTCTAAGCGATAAAATAAAAGAAATATCATTAAAGAACCATCAGCATAAGACTGATATTGACCAGTTCTATGCACAGCTCGAAATTATTCTTGTAGAACATGACAAACAGTCAAATTATTTTGAAGAGCAGCTAAATCAGTTGGATTTGGAATAA
- a CDS encoding ATP-dependent helicase, with product METLEKFRKLGLSEDTLKALKKKGFEEPTPIQEQTIPILLKGEVDIIGQAQTGTGKTAAFGIPIIEKIEEKSKVTQALILVPTRELAIQVAEELNSLKGQKNLQIVPIYGGQSIEEQFRRLKRGVDVIVGTPGRILDHLRRRSMKLDSISYLVLDEADEMLAMGFIEDVEEILKSTSVEKRTLLFSATMPREILDIAKNYMKKYEVIAVRKENMTVDLTDQIYFEVSSSEKFEALCRIIDIEIEFYGLVFCRTKIDVDEIASRLNERGYDADGLHGDISQAQREKILDKFKKKRITILVATDVAARGIDINNLSHVLNYSLPQDPESYVHRIGRTGRAGKQGTAITFVTREEYRRLLFIQKIAKTDIRKEKLPKIEDIIKIKKVRIKNELDNIVKMENFDNYQEMAQELLSEYQSADILAAILKYTFQDELDSKNYNEIREETVDYKGKSRLFVARGKIDGMTPRKLVDFIRQKTNVNDRNIQDVQIFDKFSFITTPFKEAEIILGVFNENKRGQKPLVTRAKDKK from the coding sequence ATGGAAACACTGGAAAAATTTAGAAAACTTGGGTTGTCGGAAGACACCTTAAAGGCCTTGAAGAAAAAAGGTTTTGAAGAGCCAACACCAATTCAAGAGCAAACGATCCCTATACTGCTTAAGGGCGAAGTAGATATTATCGGGCAAGCGCAAACAGGAACCGGCAAGACTGCAGCTTTTGGAATTCCAATTATCGAGAAGATTGAGGAAAAATCAAAAGTAACACAAGCTTTAATCTTGGTTCCTACACGAGAACTGGCAATACAGGTCGCTGAGGAGCTGAATTCCCTAAAAGGACAAAAAAACCTACAGATCGTTCCGATATATGGCGGTCAATCAATCGAAGAACAATTCAGAAGGCTTAAACGTGGAGTTGATGTTATCGTCGGTACTCCAGGACGCATTCTTGATCACCTCCGCAGACGCAGTATGAAATTAGATTCTATCTCCTATCTAGTTCTTGATGAAGCAGACGAAATGCTTGCAATGGGATTCATCGAGGATGTCGAAGAAATTTTGAAAAGTACAAGTGTTGAAAAAAGAACGTTGTTGTTTTCGGCTACAATGCCTCGTGAAATATTAGATATCGCAAAGAATTACATGAAAAAATATGAAGTTATCGCAGTAAGAAAAGAAAATATGACGGTTGATCTTACTGACCAGATATACTTCGAGGTTTCATCCTCTGAAAAATTCGAAGCACTTTGCAGAATTATTGATATCGAGATAGAGTTCTACGGGCTTGTTTTCTGTAGGACAAAGATCGATGTTGATGAGATCGCGAGCAGGCTCAATGAGCGCGGGTACGATGCAGACGGATTGCATGGCGACATTTCGCAGGCGCAGCGTGAAAAGATACTTGATAAATTCAAAAAGAAACGTATTACTATCCTGGTAGCAACTGATGTTGCAGCCCGTGGAATAGATATTAATAATCTGTCTCATGTTCTTAATTATTCTTTGCCTCAAGACCCGGAATCATACGTGCATCGTATCGGGAGAACAGGAAGAGCAGGTAAGCAGGGAACTGCTATAACCTTTGTTACCCGGGAAGAATATCGCCGACTTCTTTTTATCCAGAAAATTGCCAAGACAGACATTAGAAAAGAAAAATTACCGAAAATAGAAGACATTATTAAAATAAAAAAAGTTAGAATTAAGAACGAGCTTGATAATATTGTTAAGATGGAAAACTTTGATAATTATCAAGAAATGGCACAAGAACTTCTTTCGGAATACCAATCAGCTGATATTTTGGCTGCTATCCTTAAATACACCTTTCAGGATGAACTGGATTCCAAGAATTATAATGAGATTAGAGAAGAAACTGTTGATTATAAGGGCAAATCAAGATTGTTCGTTGCCAGAGGCAAAATAGATGGAATGACACCTAGAAAACTGGTTGATTTTATTAGACAAAAAACAAATGTGAATGATAGAAATATTCAGGATGTCCAGATATTCGATAAGTTTTCCTTTATTACAACGCCATTTAAAGAAGCTGAAATAATTTTGGGCGTATTTAACGAAAACAAACGGGGACAAAAACCTTTGGTCACAAGAGCGAAAGATAAGAAATAG
- a CDS encoding CapA family protein, whose product MGLRAVFYILVFFAGCSILGVIAGLHVSPSIPSNSVISFPPGKNIQTVEYAKDLRLPSVTKTKSVILSLVGDCTLGTDTTPNYRGSFNEYYSKYSAGYFFRKVAPVFWRSDISVANLEGTLTNFTTAQDKEYRFRGLPEYAEILNKGGISAVNIANNHSKDYLEQGFNDTLAALEHYGINYFGDGYKWEVKVNDVPIVFLGYAQWRCSPTAMQRDISYYVNRGVLVVVSFHWGEELAQEPSPVQRQLAYAAIDSGASLVFGHHPHVLQPMEFYKGKLIAYSLGNFCFGGNVNPRDKKTLILQVKLFAQEGILKGYIVNLIPCLISSEPSVNDYCPSIVTGDAARAIADNFAVISNYYYAAF is encoded by the coding sequence ATGGGTTTGCGCGCTGTTTTTTATATCTTAGTATTTTTTGCTGGTTGCTCTATTTTGGGTGTGATAGCGGGATTGCATGTCTCTCCCTCGATACCAAGTAATAGCGTGATCTCTTTTCCTCCTGGAAAAAACATTCAAACTGTAGAATATGCAAAAGATTTAAGACTGCCATCAGTGACAAAGACTAAGTCTGTAATTCTTTCCCTTGTTGGAGATTGTACACTTGGAACTGATACTACTCCCAACTATCGAGGGAGTTTCAATGAATATTATAGCAAATACAGCGCAGGCTACTTTTTTCGAAAGGTGGCTCCTGTGTTTTGGCGTAGTGATATCAGTGTCGCAAATCTGGAAGGTACTTTAACTAATTTTACTACAGCACAAGATAAAGAATACAGGTTTCGTGGGTTGCCGGAATACGCAGAAATATTGAACAAAGGTGGTATTTCTGCTGTTAATATAGCGAACAACCACTCAAAAGATTATTTGGAACAGGGATTTAACGATACTCTTGCTGCTTTAGAGCATTATGGTATTAATTACTTTGGTGACGGGTATAAGTGGGAAGTAAAAGTAAACGATGTTCCGATTGTCTTTTTGGGATATGCTCAGTGGCGCTGTTCTCCGACAGCGATGCAGAGGGATATTTCTTATTATGTGAATCGCGGGGTTCTCGTTGTAGTTAGCTTCCATTGGGGCGAAGAACTTGCACAGGAACCTTCTCCGGTTCAGCGGCAATTAGCTTATGCTGCTATTGATTCCGGGGCTTCTCTGGTTTTTGGTCACCATCCGCATGTGCTTCAACCTATGGAGTTCTATAAAGGTAAGTTGATTGCATATAGCCTGGGGAATTTTTGTTTTGGCGGAAATGTTAATCCCAGAGATAAGAAAACACTTATCCTCCAAGTCAAACTTTTTGCGCAAGAAGGTATATTAAAAGGCTATATTGTTAATCTTATTCCTTGCCTTATCTCCTCTGAACCTAGTGTTAATGATTACTGCCCCTCGATCGTTACAGGGGATGCAGCGAGAGCTATTGCTGATAATTTTGCTGTTATTTCCAATTATTATTATGCAGCGTTTTAA